The DNA sequence accactctcgtacggcgtggcactcgatggttttgtcttcccaagattgcttagcggcgaTGTAAttcatgtgtgtgtgtgcgtcgattcgggcgctctagtaaACTACTGTTACTGTATTGTGCTTTGGGCGATCTCTAgaattattaattcaatatatttcaGGACCGGACGGTAAAGCacaaaaagttaattattattttattaactataaaacATTCGTCAACGTAGTTAAGTATAAGTTAGATCTGATGAGAAAGCGAATGGAAACAGAGGAACGCGACGCGACGAGCCGCGCTAGCTTCAAATGTCCGTCGTGCGGGAAGACATTCACTGATCTCgaggtaaatattttttgaaatattatctgACTTTGTGAATTACGACTAATGgtctacaaatatattattagaaaagaCTTCGATGAGAAACGATCAGTTCAATCCAGTTCTTTTATGATTATGATATCATTCTTTGCACTTTTGTAGTAGGCTGGGGGATCGTACAACTTATCTTCCTGGATTTATTACGCCTTACATTGTACTCAGACGCACGTCCTACAACTTTCGAGATACTACCCACATTGCGAAGTACACTCGGCGATAATTGCTCGGACGGTGACTGCCGCGACAGTCACACAGATCAAAAATGGCATATTTACAAGCACACGCACACATAGTGCCGCGCGCCAAGATGACTTGGAGTATCTGTACACTTATGCTTCTACATAATACTAGAAAATAAACGTATAagcgctggtgtcccgcaagggtGCGTGCtgtcccctacactgtttcttctgcatatcaatgatatgctacAAATCAGCAATGttaattgctatgcagacgacagcacagggtatacCTCCTACAACGGCCGCGCCAACATGTCCGGGCAttgcgtcgacgagaaccgaacaaacttgtgtctgaaatcgagaatatgctttgcaaagtctcggaatggggcctaCAAAACACTTGTGGGTTTATCGCTAAAAAGACTCCTTTGTCGTATCCCTTCGATTCGAAATCACTCCTCTagctgccacagcctgtatcggcatacttggcgtcaatatatcgagcgacgttccgtggtcacttggaagagaaggccaaactggcctgtAAAAAGCAtgttggtgtactcagtaagacgagacagtacttcactataagctaCCGCCTGCATCTATATAATGTATAAAGTCGGCCTCATATGGAGTACTATTGTCACCTCTTGTCATCCCCGATGGGCTTGaatctttggcgttgcgtagagatgtgggttctctctgcaccttctactgcatttatcatgggCAGTCTCAgggctcagaggagctgttcgggttgattccattaaattttatttcaattcaattcattcACCCGCATTctaccaccggacattacgttgGACGTCTGGcgttccacaaccgcgcgttttgctagaaatttcttgcctcgcacagccactttgtggaatcaattttTGGCTGCGggtttcccgaacagatacgacttagggacacTCAAAAAAACAGCATACTAcgaacttaaaggccggcaacaaaTCTCTTGACATCTGTTGTTGCGGAAGTCCaggggcggttgcctcacctctccccatgcCGTGAGACTCTTGCCCGTAGGCCCCTTcttatatctataaaaaaaaacaattacactcgtttaaatccttaaaaaagatttttatttatctgtaacactcgcgttaatcaaagaaaatactaggaCAAATACGAGGGGATTTCCAAAAGTTCGTGGAAGGAAagggtttaaaataaaattaaacaataaatctATTTATTCTTTTCAATATAATCACCCTTAAGCTGAATACATTTATTAgatctataaattattttttctaaaccatcgtaaaaatattctattcctTGTTTGGTAAGGAATTTTATTACAGCACGGTATTCAATGCTCTGCATAATTTCCGTTTTCTTCCGGATTAACTTGTTTACCAGGTGAGTGTTCGTAAACGAATGATGTAATAGGgctgaaatttatatatatactaatgaTGAGTCCCCAATTAGAATGACACTAAGTGAGCGCCCCTACCCCCACTCCAACCCCTCGATTCCACGAACTTTTGGACCTCCCCTCGTAAATAACCGCTGATAACAGCTGAAGCCAAATGCcaaaaatttgaaaaagttttgttttttagGCCGACCAATTATATGACATGATGACGCAAGAATTCCGATGCACATTTTGTAATCAAGTGGTAGAGGAAGATCAGTCTGCACTCCCTAAAAAGGATTCTAGACTGCTGTTGGCTAAATTTAACGAGCAGTTGGAAACGTTGTACATCCTGCTAAGGGAAGTCGAGGGAATCAAATTGGCACCAGAAATATTGGAACCGGAGCCAGTGGATATAAATACCATCCGAGGGTatggactttttttttaaatgaaaataagggaagagacgaacatgacgttcagctgttggtaattaatacgccctgcccattgcaatgcagtgtcgctcaggattcttgaaaaacccaaaaattctgagcggcattacaattgcgctcgttaccttgagatataagatgttaagtctcatttgcccagtaattacactagctgcGTCGCCCTTCAGTTGGAACCACAGTGATgtttaacacattactgcttcacggcagaaaaaggcgcctttgtggtacccataatctagccggcatctggtgcaaaggagcctcccactggtaaattggaCTGGCCTTGGCTGCTTCTACTTTTTAATGAAACAGGCACGCCTAAAAATAACACACGACACAAAATAGCCACATAATCAACGTGAGctgtttttaaggaactttcttccacaaaaTACCAAGCAGGAACGCACTTTCATACGCGGTGTTTCCACGACGAAATTTTTTGTCTGTGCTGGAATTTATAAAATGTCTTctcaatatttattgaattaggcgttacggaattgcggaaatccataattatacaaatgatttaagttttctttagtgttaattccgccaatatttgtctttaaaacaattcgtgcGTCTCGcgtgagtctcgtgccagattttggcgagacaacacgtcctgaggatgcctcgtgcagaggcgaaacacgtgtcgaattgttttaaaggcaaatattggcggaattaacactaaagaaaacttaaatcatttgtatcttCCCAATATATTAAATTGAGCAAATCTCGCAGACGTAAAATATGATGCTATGGGCTTGCAGCTAATTTGGGAATTCTTTTTGTAGACTAACAAATAAGCTGGCAGGAATGCGACCGTCTGGAGAACAATGGTCGGGAGAGGCCACCCGCAACCAAGGTTTCTCTGTTGAGGAGACACGGGTGGACATTACTATCGGAGACAATGACAATGCCTCAGACGGCACCACGCTCCGGAAAGAGAGGCCTGTCTGGATGGTGGAGAGTACCATCGCTGCTAATGAGCAGGTAACGTACAAACTGGTTGAAGAACTTTTACGGCCGTCCATTAGTAATTCCGTTCAATGACTTAACCTGCTGTGAGTAGACAGATGATAGTAAATTAATGACTAAGTAAAATTTCTCAGCATTTTTTCTCCCAAACCAAGGGGAATGTTCACCagctatattaaaatattggatatcatcaatatttttaatgataattttattttgaccaATCAAATCGTATATTCAACCAATCCCCTctgcttttttgttttttcttatgAACTATGACGTAATTTTTCGTGCATGTGTAATGTGATATGACCACGGACAcgtagcattatttttttgcgcctagacaaagggaaagggctaccctctgGGATAACGACGGAAtgccttatttctagtgttatatgtaatgaatttgaatgaaatactACATATTTAAACCTAAGCCTGCGTTGGGTATGTGGTACTCACGTTAAACCTAAGTGcgtacccactaaacaccacctgagattggctttgggcaagcacctctaagccttcatcgaaagCGACATTCTCTTGGGGAgcgagaggcgcaagcggcactccctatggagtatccgctgagattAACTCGTAGCAGTGTGTCCGTCACTCTAATACTTAGAGATGGAAAATATACatggaaataaataatgaaaaaaataaaaatatatattatgtaacatgTTCCTTTGATTTTAatgtaaaggcataaaaaaaggtataaaaataatatattttttcttaaaatttactcctttagaattcattttgatgtcatttccaatatactagatactactaccgcttcggaaacaaatggcgctctgagagaaaagaagcggcgcaagaaactctcccagcattctttttttgcgctcttttcaataaaaatatacaatattgtacagtcatttctatcgctataaaataatcataatatagtccgatcacttagatattcagctgtggagtaataggatttacgacagagccatttttttttataaaacatttaaatttatttatagataatgcctgaacagtggctgggacttaattataaaagtgtatacatttacccttaaagctattatgtatcttatgaagcctactagaattagttagaaggaatcccttatttctagtgttatagaAGGAATCCCTTATTTCTGGTGTTATATGTAATGTATTTGAATGAAAtactacatatttataatactttcaGAGCGACAGTGTACACTCGACCGATATGGCTCTAGAGAAAGCTGCCAGTAGTGCCACCAACGTTAAGAGCAGCGGGAAAGAGAAAACTGATGACATTATGTCTGTCTTGCTCGCACATGAGAAGCAGAATCCCGGTACACTTTTTCTCATACAATATCATATCTAGGGCTTGAAGtctaatataatagaattaaaattttaatttagtttcgaTAGTTAGCATCCGAGTTCTGAAATACtggattttttatgacaataagggacgagacgagcaggacgttcagctgatggtaattgatacgccctgcccattacaatgcagtgccgatcaggattcttgaaaaacccaaaaattttgagcggcaatacaattgggctcgtcaccttgagacaagatgttaagtctcaagtCTCGTTTGCaaagtaatctcactagctacggtgccattCAGACtctaacacaataatgcttacacataactgcttcacggcagaaaaaggcgctgttgtggtacacataatctagccggcatcctatgcagaTATGCCTCCAACTGGTATATACCTAGTAACTGTCagtaactatttaaaaatttaacttaaatgTAAATTCAACATTTTGCTAAAACTCATAGCGTATTCTAAtatctaaatttaaaacaattaaatgttattatttctctcttatatgaataaaaaaaatcgttaactttatcttaaaaaataatgttattctaAGATATGTATTGTACATAGGTAATATGGATATCCGATTTCTATGATAGCGAGGAATGTACGCTTGAGAGTTCTATCGCCATTTAGAttgtaattctttattttattttctgtgtataacatcttgactgttgcttctcaatatattcttgataatgtaatgtatgttcataggcacataagtgaatttgccagaaactgtcataaccataatgttaacatcaggaacagacgtaaactgat is a window from the Leptidea sinapis chromosome 45, ilLepSina1.1, whole genome shotgun sequence genome containing:
- the LOC126977407 gene encoding general transcription factor IIE subunit 1, which gives rise to MTEERYVTEVPSSLKQLARLVVRGFYTIEDALIVDMLVRNPCMKEDDICELLKFERKMLRARIATLKNDKFIQVRLKMETGPDGKAQKVNYYFINYKTFVNVVKYKLDLMRKRMETEERDATSRASFKCPSCGKTFTDLEADQLYDMMTQEFRCTFCNQVVEEDQSALPKKDSRLLLAKFNEQLETLYILLREVEGIKLAPEILEPEPVDINTIRGLTNKLAGMRPSGEQWSGEATRNQGFSVEETRVDITIGDNDNASDGTTLRKERPVWMVESTIAANEQSDSVHSTDMALEKAASSATNVKSSGKEKTDDIMSVLLAHEKQNPGNTAASSLKGAEPESSDSSDNESKDPYNLTGEPTTVAEMESEDSESDDNLPTVMVNGKPVALTSIDDYVIARMTPSEKETYIQVYQEYYSNMYD